A window of the Nitrosococcus wardiae genome harbors these coding sequences:
- a CDS encoding DUF262 domain-containing protein, with the protein MHDRVLSQVQTPADIRKGNIAFVIPSYQRPYVWPDEDVLKLFDDIAQAQKTGEPNYYIGTVLTARLQEGSYELIDGQQRMTTLMLMAIAFRSRKKEIPLTQLAIHDKKPRLTFSIRHQVQTLLGHWAKLEDYPSPGNEAVEHNPYLTRLHGALKALQQRLDQLDSRQHGEKIADYIDNKVQWVNNIMPGGMDLNRLFATMNTRGIQLEQSDILKSLLLKQVKTDKPRYEAIWQACEHMENYFERNVRQLFKGTDWANIQPDDLKQYDPGRFQLPAEYSPEGDDNRGVLSISKLAEQIHEPSGQNSGGNGNDKPELDEETVYCRSIIGFPLLLMHAYRIYRNFSGKPDIEVRLHSDRLIESFKELKQAGEEEVKAFIECLWQVRYQFDRWVMKWIERDDEEKEQLHLTEVYPSNDGKGYLNRRQKEQPSALVQLQSVRYFTGERSAQYWLTPFLGRLLNDVPTTESEVLDTLESIDNPLSRTLADTTQKEASFMLLAGELPELQSINGICKCLRKPKGTGYEHYWFQKLEYLLWKHADKSADEKMRKYHIASRNSIEHVHPQNEKYGKQMERNYLDGFGNLVLLNPGQNSSYSNKPVNVKKADFESKGVYDSLKLKRIFELKGDDEWLSELIKRHEDEMIELLSSHYRSIGEG; encoded by the coding sequence ATGCATGATCGCGTGCTGAGCCAGGTGCAGACGCCGGCTGATATCCGAAAAGGCAACATCGCTTTCGTGATTCCCAGCTATCAGCGGCCCTATGTGTGGCCTGATGAGGATGTGCTCAAACTGTTCGACGACATTGCGCAGGCCCAGAAAACCGGCGAGCCGAATTATTACATCGGCACCGTATTGACCGCGCGACTCCAGGAGGGCAGCTACGAGCTCATTGATGGCCAGCAGCGCATGACGACACTGATGTTGATGGCCATAGCATTTCGATCCCGGAAAAAAGAAATCCCACTGACGCAGTTGGCGATCCACGATAAAAAGCCGAGGCTGACCTTTTCCATACGCCATCAGGTTCAGACGTTGCTTGGTCATTGGGCCAAGCTGGAAGATTACCCATCCCCCGGCAATGAAGCGGTGGAGCATAATCCCTATCTGACCCGCCTGCATGGCGCATTAAAGGCACTGCAGCAGCGACTAGACCAACTGGACAGCCGCCAGCATGGGGAAAAGATAGCAGACTACATTGACAACAAAGTGCAATGGGTCAATAACATCATGCCGGGTGGCATGGATCTCAACCGCCTGTTTGCCACCATGAATACTCGGGGCATACAGCTGGAACAGTCCGACATCCTCAAATCGCTGCTGCTCAAGCAGGTTAAGACCGACAAACCACGCTATGAGGCGATCTGGCAGGCTTGCGAGCACATGGAAAATTACTTCGAGCGTAATGTCCGGCAGCTGTTCAAGGGAACCGATTGGGCGAACATTCAGCCCGATGATTTGAAACAGTACGATCCTGGGCGCTTCCAGCTCCCTGCGGAATATTCTCCGGAGGGGGATGATAACCGGGGAGTGCTTTCCATCAGTAAGCTGGCAGAACAAATACACGAACCGTCAGGGCAAAATAGTGGCGGCAACGGCAATGACAAACCGGAGTTGGATGAGGAGACTGTGTATTGCCGTTCGATCATCGGTTTTCCGCTGCTGTTGATGCACGCTTACCGCATCTACCGAAATTTTTCCGGTAAACCGGATATCGAGGTGCGTCTGCACAGCGACCGCCTGATAGAAAGTTTCAAGGAACTAAAGCAGGCCGGCGAGGAAGAGGTAAAGGCATTCATTGAGTGTCTCTGGCAGGTGCGTTATCAATTCGACCGCTGGGTGATGAAATGGATTGAGCGAGACGACGAAGAGAAAGAGCAACTTCATCTGACCGAGGTTTATCCTAGCAACGATGGGAAAGGATATTTAAATCGTCGTCAGAAAGAGCAGCCTTCAGCGCTGGTGCAACTACAGAGTGTACGTTACTTCACGGGCGAGCGTAGCGCACAGTATTGGTTGACGCCTTTCCTGGGACGATTGCTCAACGATGTTCCCACAACCGAATCCGAGGTACTTGATACCCTTGAAAGCATTGATAACCCATTATCCCGAACCCTGGCTGACACCACCCAAAAAGAGGCCAGTTTCATGCTTTTGGCTGGTGAACTGCCCGAATTACAATCAATAAATGGCATATGTAAATGCCTTCGAAAGCCAAAGGGAACAGGTTATGAGCACTATTGGTTTCAGAAGCTAGAATACCTGCTGTGGAAACATGCGGATAAAAGCGCTGATGAAAAGATGCGCAAATACCACATCGCCTCTCGAAACTCGATCGAGCATGTTCATCCCCAAAATGAAAAGTATGGCAAACAGATGGAGAGAAACTATCTGGATGGCTTTGGTAATCTTGTCTTGCTGAATCCGGGACAGAACTCGTCTTACAGCAACAAGCCGGTTAACGTCAAAAAGGCCGACTTTGAAAGTAAAGGGGTCTATGACTCACTTAAGCTCAAGCGAATATTTGAGTTAAAAGGGGATGATGAATGGTTGTCGGAACTTATCAAACGGCACGAAGATGAAATGATTGAGTTGCTCAGCTCACATTATCGCTCTATAGGTGAAGGGTAA
- a CDS encoding type I restriction endonuclease subunit R: MVSQTNEQALEAAIEKYLTGTCLEEQKAIREGIREVPFSPNQGYKLGQAADFNARYGVDTRFFWQFLESAQAEELDKLKKHHPDWRSKILERFDRLVKKHGLLHLLKRGLSIDDAHFHLLYPPPLASSSDKVKENFNANLFSSTRQVRYSLTRTLEEIDLVLFINGLPFATLELKNPWTGQTACYHGQRQYRLERDITQPLLQFGRCLVHMAVDTDEVYMTTKLAGKSTFFLPFNKGHHFGAGNPPNPGGHKSAYLWQEVFSKESIANIIQHFVRLDGSSKTSLAKRTLFFPRYHQLDVVRKLVAHASEQGVGQTYLIQHSAGSGKSHSITWAAYQLIETYPLSVDVRGAKGLDAPLFDSVIVVTDRRLLDKQLRENIRAFSEVKNIIAPALRSSDLKQALEQGKKIIITTLQKFPFIIDGIEDMSDKRFAVIIDEAHGSQDGSAHGKMNQAMGRDADDEDDQSDPQDKILNAMRSRKMRGNASYFAFTATPKNSTLEKFGQKQPDGSFKPFHLYSMKQAIEEGFILDVLANYTTYQSYYEIQKSIEDNPLFDTAKAQKKLRAYVERNPQTINAKAEIILEHFIPQVVNAKKLRGRAKGMVVTQNIETAIRYHQAIGRILRDRGSPFKALVAFSGAKEVDGIEYTEAEMNGFPEADTRERFDKDEYRLLVVANKYLTGFDQPKLTAMYVDKKLQGVLAVQALSRLNRAAPQWSKKTEDLFVLDFFNTVEDIKAAFDPFYTATSLSQATDVNVLHELKDALGEVGVYEWHEVEAFVGLYFDNADAQQLSPLMDTAAARFNQELGLEDEDKADFKIKAKQFVKIYGQMASIMPYEVVAWEKLFWFLKFLIPKLVVKSKDADEINVLLDSVDLSSYGLERVKLNQAIGLDESETEVDPTNPNPRGVHGGSEEQDPLDEIIQSFNERWFHGWEATPEEQRVKFLSIIKSIQAHPDFEAKYKHNQDADNRTLAFEKIFEEVMLERRKMDLDLYRLLASDPAFKSSLQQSLRHLLG; encoded by the coding sequence GTGGTCAGCCAAACCAATGAACAGGCCCTAGAGGCTGCCATCGAGAAATATCTGACCGGCACCTGTCTGGAAGAACAAAAGGCCATCAGGGAGGGGATAAGGGAAGTGCCCTTCAGCCCGAACCAGGGTTACAAGTTGGGGCAGGCTGCGGATTTCAATGCCCGCTATGGGGTGGATACCCGATTCTTCTGGCAGTTTCTGGAGAGCGCCCAGGCTGAGGAACTGGACAAGCTCAAAAAGCACCACCCTGACTGGCGGAGCAAGATCCTGGAGCGATTCGATCGGCTGGTGAAAAAGCACGGGCTGCTGCACCTGCTCAAACGGGGCCTGAGCATTGATGACGCCCATTTCCACCTGCTGTACCCTCCGCCCCTGGCCAGCAGCTCGGATAAGGTCAAAGAGAATTTTAACGCCAACCTCTTCAGCAGCACCCGTCAGGTGCGCTATTCCCTGACCCGTACGCTGGAAGAAATCGACCTGGTGTTGTTCATCAACGGCCTGCCCTTCGCCACCCTGGAGCTGAAAAACCCCTGGACGGGCCAAACCGCCTGCTACCACGGCCAGAGGCAATATCGCTTGGAGCGGGACATCACCCAGCCCTTGCTGCAATTCGGGCGCTGTCTGGTGCATATGGCGGTGGATACTGACGAAGTGTATATGACCACCAAGCTGGCCGGGAAAAGCACTTTCTTTTTGCCCTTCAATAAGGGGCATCACTTCGGCGCCGGCAATCCGCCCAATCCCGGCGGCCATAAAAGCGCCTATCTGTGGCAGGAGGTGTTCAGCAAGGAGAGCATCGCCAACATCATCCAGCATTTTGTGCGCCTCGACGGCAGCAGCAAAACCTCCCTGGCCAAGCGCACCCTGTTTTTTCCCCGCTATCACCAGTTGGATGTAGTCCGCAAGTTGGTGGCCCACGCCAGCGAACAGGGGGTGGGGCAGACTTACCTGATCCAGCATTCCGCCGGTTCCGGGAAATCCCACTCCATCACCTGGGCTGCCTACCAACTAATCGAGACCTACCCGCTGTCCGTCGATGTCCGGGGAGCCAAGGGATTGGACGCGCCCCTGTTCGATTCGGTGATTGTGGTCACCGACCGGCGCTTGCTGGACAAGCAGTTGCGGGAGAACATCCGCGCGTTCTCGGAGGTGAAGAACATCATCGCCCCGGCCCTCCGCTCCTCGGACCTTAAACAGGCCCTGGAGCAGGGCAAGAAGATCATTATCACCACCCTCCAGAAATTCCCGTTTATCATTGATGGCATCGAGGACATGAGCGACAAGCGCTTCGCCGTCATCATTGATGAGGCCCACGGCTCCCAGGATGGCAGTGCCCACGGCAAGATGAATCAGGCCATGGGCAGGGATGCCGATGACGAAGACGATCAGAGCGACCCTCAGGACAAGATTCTGAACGCCATGCGCTCGCGCAAGATGCGGGGCAATGCCTCCTACTTTGCGTTTACCGCCACCCCCAAGAACAGTACCCTGGAGAAATTCGGCCAAAAACAGCCCGACGGCAGCTTCAAGCCGTTTCATCTCTACTCCATGAAGCAGGCCATCGAGGAGGGCTTTATTCTCGATGTGCTGGCCAACTACACCACCTACCAAAGCTATTACGAGATCCAAAAATCCATCGAGGACAATCCCCTGTTCGATACCGCCAAGGCCCAGAAGAAGCTGCGGGCCTATGTGGAGCGCAATCCCCAGACCATCAACGCCAAGGCCGAGATCATTTTGGAGCACTTTATCCCCCAGGTGGTGAATGCCAAAAAGCTTAGGGGCAGGGCCAAGGGTATGGTGGTTACCCAGAATATCGAAACCGCCATCCGCTATCACCAGGCGATTGGGCGCATCCTTCGGGACCGGGGCAGCCCTTTCAAGGCGCTGGTGGCTTTCTCCGGCGCTAAAGAAGTAGACGGCATTGAATACACCGAGGCCGAGATGAATGGCTTTCCTGAAGCGGACACCCGGGAGAGGTTCGATAAGGACGAGTACCGCCTGCTGGTGGTGGCCAACAAGTACCTCACCGGCTTCGATCAGCCCAAGCTGACCGCCATGTATGTGGATAAAAAACTGCAAGGGGTCCTGGCCGTGCAGGCCCTGTCCCGCCTCAACCGGGCGGCTCCCCAGTGGAGTAAGAAGACGGAAGACCTGTTCGTGCTGGATTTCTTCAACACGGTGGAGGACATCAAGGCCGCCTTTGATCCCTTCTACACCGCCACCAGCCTGTCACAGGCAACGGATGTCAATGTGCTGCACGAACTCAAGGATGCCTTGGGGGAGGTGGGGGTCTACGAATGGCACGAGGTGGAAGCGTTTGTCGGCTTGTACTTTGACAACGCCGATGCCCAGCAATTGAGCCCCCTGATGGATACCGCCGCGGCGCGTTTCAACCAGGAATTGGGCCTGGAGGACGAGGACAAGGCGGACTTCAAAATCAAGGCCAAGCAATTCGTGAAGATTTATGGCCAGATGGCGTCCATCATGCCCTATGAAGTGGTCGCCTGGGAGAAGCTGTTCTGGTTTCTGAAGTTCCTGATTCCCAAGCTGGTGGTTAAAAGCAAGGATGCCGATGAAATCAATGTCCTGCTGGACTCCGTCGATCTGTCTTCCTATGGCCTGGAACGGGTCAAGCTGAATCAGGCCATTGGGCTGGATGAGTCCGAGACGGAAGTTGACCCCACCAATCCCAATCCTCGGGGCGTTCACGGAGGTAGCGAAGAACAGGATCCGCTTGATGAGATTATCCAAAGCTTTAACGAACGCTGGTTTCATGGGTGGGAAGCCACGCCGGAAGAACAGCGGGTGAAGTTCCTCAGTATCATCAAGAGCATCCAGGCCCACCCGGACTTTGAAGCCAAATACAAGCACAATCAGGACGCGGACAACCGCACCTTGGCCTTCGAGAAGATCTTCGAGGAAGTCATGCTCGAGCGCCGGAAAATGGATCTGGATTTGTACCGCTTGTTGGCCAGCGATCCGGCGTTCAAATCATCTCTGCAACAGAGCCTAAGGCATTTGCTGGGGTAG
- the gmk gene encoding guanylate kinase produces MPGSLFVVAAPSGAGKTSLVKALVDSMAGVCLSVSHTTRPPRPGERDGVDYYFIDDATFETMQQAGAFLEHAQVFDHRYGTAWEKVTGLLEQGMDVILEIDWQGRRQVQACFPDCVSIFILPPSRETLEHRLRLRGQDGETVIARRMRAARTEISHYNEFDYLVVNDVFETALEDLMAIIRGRRLLRLRQEEQLTPLLNELLG; encoded by the coding sequence ATGCCTGGTAGCCTATTCGTTGTTGCGGCCCCTTCCGGCGCTGGGAAAACCAGCCTGGTCAAAGCGCTGGTGGATTCTATGGCGGGCGTTTGCCTTTCAGTCTCCCATACGACCCGTCCGCCCCGCCCAGGGGAGCGGGATGGGGTGGATTATTATTTCATTGATGACGCCACCTTTGAGACCATGCAGCAGGCGGGTGCCTTTTTGGAGCATGCCCAGGTGTTTGATCACCGTTATGGTACGGCTTGGGAGAAGGTGACCGGGCTTCTTGAGCAGGGTATGGATGTTATCCTGGAGATCGATTGGCAGGGGAGACGCCAAGTACAAGCATGCTTTCCCGATTGTGTCAGCATCTTTATTCTCCCCCCTTCCCGGGAGACTCTAGAGCATCGACTGCGCCTGCGGGGACAAGATGGGGAAACCGTGATTGCTCGACGGATGCGGGCCGCCCGGACAGAGATTTCTCACTATAATGAATTTGACTATCTAGTGGTCAATGATGTGTTTGAGACGGCACTCGAAGATCTGATGGCCATTATTCGAGGTCGGCGTTTGTTGCGTCTCCGGCAAGAGGAGCAGTTAACGCCCTTGCTAAATGAATTATTAGGGTAA
- a CDS encoding restriction endonuclease subunit S: MSELLNAMPKYQAYKDSGMEWIGEVPAHWDVVTLGSILKPVSIKNCPELPLLSITREQGVILRNKENKDENHNFIPDDLSNYKLVEEGQFGINKMKAWQGSYGVSEHIGIVSPAYYVFSFLRHVNPRFFHLAIRSKLYISFFASASDGVRIGQWDLSKTRMKEIPFLMPSMAEQTAIATFLDRKTAQIDQAASIKERQIALLKERKQILIQNAVTRGLNSDAPMRDSGVEWIGEIPAHWGAMKLKYLFKEVNERTKTGKEVLFSLRMEQGLIPHDEVSDKFISDENLVDYKIVRPGQMVMNRMRAAIGIFGLVAKHGLVSPDYAVFEIDAKAHPEFFLRLFKLPLLGTQFRLNSKGLGTGSSGFMRLYTENFGDIKVAVPPKEEQIAIVSHIETESAKLDKGITLLQQQIAELKEYKAILINSAVTGKIKVPGVEEPACKETREEEVA; the protein is encoded by the coding sequence GTGAGTGAGTTGCTAAACGCCATGCCCAAGTATCAGGCTTATAAAGACTCCGGGATGGAATGGATTGGCGAAGTGCCGGCGCATTGGGATGTAGTTACATTAGGTTCTATATTGAAGCCGGTCTCTATCAAAAACTGTCCAGAGTTGCCATTGTTATCCATCACTCGGGAACAAGGTGTAATCCTGAGGAATAAGGAAAATAAAGATGAGAATCACAACTTTATTCCAGACGACCTCAGTAACTACAAATTAGTCGAAGAAGGTCAATTTGGAATAAATAAAATGAAGGCATGGCAAGGTTCTTATGGTGTATCAGAGCATATTGGTATAGTCAGTCCTGCCTACTATGTATTCAGCTTTCTAAGACATGTGAATCCACGTTTCTTCCACCTTGCAATTCGAAGCAAACTCTATATTTCTTTTTTCGCAAGTGCTTCTGACGGTGTTCGGATCGGTCAATGGGACTTGTCCAAGACGCGTATGAAAGAAATCCCTTTTCTTATGCCGTCTATGGCTGAACAAACCGCCATTGCCACTTTCCTCGACCGCAAAACCGCCCAGATTGACCAGGCAGCCAGCATCAAGGAACGGCAAATCGCCCTCCTCAAAGAGCGCAAGCAGATCCTGATCCAGAATGCTGTCACCCGTGGCCTCAACTCGGATGCGCCCATGCGGGACTCCGGGGTGGAGTGGATTGGTGAGATTCCGGCCCATTGGGGTGCAATGAAGCTCAAATATCTTTTCAAAGAAGTAAATGAGCGGACGAAAACTGGGAAAGAGGTTTTGTTCTCCTTGAGGATGGAGCAAGGTCTTATTCCTCATGATGAAGTTTCCGATAAGTTCATATCAGATGAAAACTTGGTGGATTATAAGATAGTTCGCCCTGGTCAAATGGTAATGAATAGAATGCGAGCTGCCATCGGTATTTTTGGATTGGTTGCGAAGCATGGTTTGGTTAGTCCTGATTACGCAGTATTTGAAATAGACGCGAAAGCACATCCGGAGTTTTTCCTTCGGTTGTTCAAGCTGCCACTACTTGGTACGCAGTTTCGGCTTAACTCAAAAGGGTTAGGTACCGGATCTTCTGGCTTTATGCGCCTTTATACGGAAAATTTTGGGGATATAAAGGTAGCTGTCCCTCCAAAAGAAGAACAAATTGCTATTGTAAGCCACATCGAAACCGAATCCGCCAAACTGGACAAAGGCATCACCCTGCTGCAACAACAAATCGCCGAACTCAAGGAATACAAAGCCATCCTCATCAACAGCGCCGTCACCGGCAAGATCAAGGTGCCCGGCGTGGAAGAACCAGCCTGCAAGGAAACAAGGGAAGAGGAGGTCGCCTGA
- the rpoZ gene encoding DNA-directed RNA polymerase subunit omega: MARLTVEDCIGNINNRFLLVLAAAKRARQLALGAEPTLAWDNDKPTVMALREIAEGKINVGVMDSVSGREHAEESVVSEGEVREES; the protein is encoded by the coding sequence ATGGCACGCTTGACGGTTGAAGATTGTATTGGGAATATTAATAATCGTTTCCTATTAGTCCTGGCTGCAGCGAAGCGAGCCCGGCAATTAGCCCTGGGTGCGGAGCCTACCTTGGCTTGGGACAATGATAAGCCCACCGTAATGGCCCTGCGTGAGATTGCAGAGGGTAAAATTAACGTTGGCGTGATGGATTCGGTGAGTGGCCGTGAGCATGCTGAAGAATCGGTGGTCAGTGAAGGTGAAGTTCGGGAGGAATCCTGA
- a CDS encoding ATP-binding protein yields the protein MTVGRDPARLQSLLRELCSLPKETEWVEFKRDNDDPPRIGEYISALANSSALLGKQSAYLVWGVEDEGHEVVGTRFKPSKARHKQQELESWLLQKTVPKIHFRFFEFSAANEQPVVILEIQAASHTPVQFDGTEYIRVGSYKKKLREFPEKERGLWRVFDRVPFERQHAAENLEADKVLKLLDYPAYFDLTDQPLPEGRDSILAALEADQLIQRSDSGHWHITHLGAVLFAKRLQDFQTLARKAVRLILYKGNNKLQTVRELTGAKGYAVGFEGLIDYLKTLLPANEEIGKAFREEVPIYPELALRELVANAIIHQDFNLTGTGPMIELFDSRLEITNPGVPLVDTRRFLDSPPRSRNEALASFMRRIGICEERGSGIDKVVAQIEVYQLPAPIFEQTEQHTRVVLFAHKEYKDMDMEDRIRACYQHCCLKYVNREPMNNTSLRERFRIDEGNSAMASRIIKQTIDAGLIRLYDPKANRKVYRYVPYWA from the coding sequence ATGACGGTCGGGCGTGACCCGGCCCGCCTGCAATCCCTGCTGAGGGAGCTGTGCAGCCTGCCTAAGGAAACCGAATGGGTGGAGTTCAAGCGGGATAATGACGACCCGCCTAGGATTGGCGAATACATCTCCGCCCTGGCCAACTCATCGGCACTACTGGGCAAGCAGTCCGCCTATTTGGTGTGGGGTGTGGAAGATGAGGGCCATGAGGTTGTCGGCACGCGCTTTAAGCCCTCCAAAGCCCGGCATAAACAGCAGGAATTGGAAAGCTGGTTGTTGCAGAAGACGGTCCCCAAGATTCATTTCCGTTTTTTCGAGTTTAGTGCAGCCAATGAACAACCGGTGGTGATTCTCGAGATCCAAGCGGCCAGCCATACGCCAGTCCAATTTGATGGCACGGAGTATATTCGGGTCGGCTCCTACAAGAAGAAACTCCGCGAGTTCCCTGAAAAGGAGCGGGGACTTTGGCGGGTATTCGACCGGGTGCCCTTTGAGCGACAGCATGCGGCGGAAAACCTTGAAGCCGACAAAGTGCTCAAGCTGCTGGACTACCCGGCGTATTTTGACCTGACGGACCAACCTCTGCCCGAGGGGCGTGACAGTATTCTCGCCGCGCTGGAAGCGGATCAGCTGATCCAACGCAGCGACAGCGGACACTGGCATATTACCCATCTGGGTGCCGTACTGTTCGCCAAGCGCTTGCAGGACTTCCAGACCCTAGCCCGCAAGGCGGTGCGCTTGATCCTCTACAAAGGCAACAACAAGCTACAAACCGTCCGGGAGCTGACCGGCGCTAAAGGCTACGCGGTGGGCTTTGAGGGCCTGATTGACTACCTGAAAACCCTGCTGCCGGCCAATGAGGAGATCGGTAAGGCATTCCGGGAAGAAGTGCCCATATACCCGGAACTGGCCCTGCGGGAGCTGGTGGCTAACGCCATTATTCACCAGGATTTCAACCTCACCGGCACCGGACCGATGATTGAGTTGTTCGACAGCCGTCTGGAAATCACCAATCCCGGCGTGCCGCTGGTGGATACCCGGCGCTTCTTGGATAGCCCGCCTCGCAGCCGCAACGAAGCCCTGGCGTCCTTTATGCGCCGGATCGGTATTTGTGAGGAGCGGGGTAGTGGGATAGACAAAGTTGTCGCCCAGATTGAGGTCTATCAATTGCCTGCGCCGATCTTTGAGCAGACAGAACAGCATACCCGGGTGGTCCTCTTTGCCCACAAGGAATACAAGGATATGGATATGGAAGACCGTATCCGAGCCTGCTATCAGCACTGTTGCCTCAAGTACGTCAACCGGGAGCCGATGAACAATACATCGCTTAGAGAGCGTTTCCGCATTGATGAGGGGAACAGCGCCATGGCTAGCCGCATCATCAAGCAAACGATCGATGCCGGCCTTATCCGTCTTTACGATCCAAAGGCGAACCGCAAGGTCTATCGCTATGTGCCCTATTGGGCCTGA
- a CDS encoding DUF262 domain-containing protein encodes MTVVVASCTLAELFAGRPIKASDDSMIEGQLHLPEYQRPYRWGKEQVYRLRKDLCCYFKEDDKARKQNHLFYLGSIILHQQERGHRLNIIDGQQRLTTMALLACIKKLGSYPDLEYDSPLSQQQIRENLRLLRQEEHQAVYHAIDLTRINITLVVTRSEDDAYRFFETQNTGGVRLSGPDIIKAHHLRATPRNRQDDYARMWEALGDLNPLVDIVLKARCWNALDFNPLPSHRQPQQVREVVVAELAERTGEEITDVAYQCTSVTRTEAGKVLQTSHATGYAMRQPLNAGINTIHYLEYFERLRQRLLTDRTEPNLGTFHDFYRNLIETLDGCSYLKKLYDSTLLLYASHFGLERFFEAALRLFRVVYSPRVSNQKAVRESSVAAFVRDNPVFDWILMNYTQEQCMARLRRFEVKVSPENLEPQDNGVKKRFVLAVKAYLGLDLSEEQLAKDYDLALQKAIKRRCKGQEVSNA; translated from the coding sequence ATGACGGTTGTTGTCGCCAGCTGTACGCTTGCCGAGTTGTTTGCCGGTCGTCCCATAAAAGCCAGCGATGATTCCATGATAGAAGGCCAACTGCACCTGCCGGAATACCAGCGGCCTTACCGCTGGGGTAAAGAGCAGGTGTATCGGTTGCGGAAGGATTTGTGTTGTTATTTCAAGGAAGATGACAAAGCTAGAAAACAAAATCATCTGTTCTATCTGGGCAGCATCATTTTGCATCAACAGGAGCGTGGCCATAGGCTAAATATTATTGATGGCCAGCAGCGGCTGACTACCATGGCGCTGTTGGCATGTATTAAAAAGCTGGGCAGTTATCCCGATTTGGAGTATGACTCTCCCCTCAGCCAGCAGCAGATCCGGGAGAATCTGAGGTTGTTGCGTCAGGAGGAGCATCAGGCCGTTTATCATGCCATCGATCTGACGCGCATCAACATCACCCTGGTGGTCACTCGCAGTGAAGATGATGCCTACCGCTTTTTCGAAACCCAGAATACCGGCGGGGTACGCCTGAGCGGTCCGGATATCATCAAAGCCCATCACCTGCGGGCCACGCCGCGCAACCGCCAGGACGATTACGCCCGGATGTGGGAGGCATTGGGGGACCTCAATCCGCTGGTGGACATCGTGCTAAAAGCCCGGTGCTGGAATGCACTAGACTTCAATCCCTTGCCTTCGCACCGGCAGCCCCAACAGGTGCGTGAAGTGGTGGTGGCCGAACTGGCCGAGCGAACCGGCGAAGAGATCACCGACGTTGCTTACCAGTGCACCTCAGTGACCCGCACCGAAGCTGGGAAAGTATTACAGACATCCCATGCCACCGGTTATGCCATGCGGCAGCCGCTTAACGCGGGCATCAATACCATTCATTACCTAGAATACTTCGAGCGACTTCGACAACGGCTTCTCACCGACCGAACCGAGCCTAACCTTGGGACATTTCACGATTTCTACCGCAACCTTATCGAGACGTTGGACGGTTGCAGCTATCTCAAGAAGCTATATGACAGCACGCTGCTGCTTTATGCCAGTCACTTCGGGCTGGAACGATTCTTTGAGGCCGCCTTAAGGCTATTTCGTGTGGTCTATTCCCCCCGGGTCAGCAATCAAAAGGCAGTGCGCGAAAGTTCCGTTGCCGCTTTCGTGCGCGATAATCCGGTGTTCGACTGGATTTTGATGAACTATACCCAGGAGCAATGCATGGCTCGCTTGCGTCGGTTCGAGGTTAAGGTGAGTCCCGAGAATTTGGAGCCACAGGATAACGGAGTAAAAAAACGTTTCGTGCTGGCGGTAAAAGCTTATCTTGGATTGGATCTGTCCGAGGAGCAATTGGCTAAAGACTATGATTTAGCCCTTCAGAAAGCGATTAAACGTCGGTGCAAGGGGCAGGAGGTTTCAAATGCATGA